Within Aphelocoma coerulescens isolate FSJ_1873_10779 chromosome 18, UR_Acoe_1.0, whole genome shotgun sequence, the genomic segment CAATGTCACATTTTCTGCTACAGAAACCCCTCAATTAACACATGGCTCAAGGCTCTGCATTTTCCTTGTTAAAAAGcagaaagttatttttattaaacCAGACATGACAAACTTCTGAACAATTTAAGCAGATATAAAGTAGTATTAAACTTATTGCTCCCATTTTATTAGAGTTATTACCAGCAATACATCACTTGCTCCTCCATCCCTTCTTCAAAGTAAACTGTGCTTTGTTCAGCTTCCTGAACTCACCCCCAAGGCTTCTATGCCTCTTTACCTTCAAATTCtgttgctgtgctgcttttaaTGAACAACAGCATCATTTCTTCTCTTGCAATTCCTTTGCCTTTCAAGAACATGCTCAGAGGAACACAAGTTACTTTTTACTTACAGAAAGATCTAGGAAAATTGTAACTCAAAACTCCATGAAATTTAGTATAAATGAGTAAAACTAAATTTTCAAGAGTTACCATTTATTATTAAGTACGATTCCTTTCCAAACAGCTGGAAAACTATTCCATTCTGGCAACATTTGTAATTACAGCCTGCCTCTCCCATGGGAAGTTTTGCAATGCTTTAGCAACTGAGATGGATTACAGGATAATTTAGCAGATGACAAAAAGATCTGCAAAATCTTTGGAAGTTTGATTCACAGGATCTTTTTTGTTATAAATAAACCAAAGGCCTTTTACAAAAATCCTATACAAATCCATTGTGCAACTGTAGCCTTTCAGGTTCACTAACCCTAAATTCAGGTTTTAAGGACCACAGGCAAAGGAATGTTGTATCAAATATCATGGATGAGCACTCAATATGATCCATCCAAACCCACTCAttattcaaaatacattttgctgATTAGGTTataaagattaaaagaaaacatatgTCATATGGCAATTGTTAAGCCTGAAAAAAGCTTGGGCAACATTGTAATAGTGGAGAAGCAGGAATGGTTTGAGGCTAACCCCTGTGCAGAAAAGGAAAGTATGATTCAAAGTTTAGGTAAACCTCAGTTAACATATAACCAAATCCATTCTTGGAAGCATCGAGACCATCTcccataaaaaataaaagtacagAAAATTACAGTCTGCCATCAGCATGTAGCTGAAGTGCAGTTATAGGTGCCTTTCCTGTTCATCTCTTATGTGAAAAACTGCCTTTGGAATACAGTGAGCTAGGAACTACTCATGTAAACTACTCATCTTTCACATGACTCTAGCAACCACAGCTGTCTTAGAGATGTATCTTTGTGATCCTGTACCCCGAATTTCCATCAGACAAGCAGAGTGCTGCCTTCTTCAGGTCCCAGAAAAGCAAGttagttttttttaatgctatgtggttttgtttttcaaaaccaTCAAGTTATTTATGAGGTGGCATAATTCTAAATCTATGCTAAATTGTTTTACAATTCTTCTGAATACTCTTTGCTGGATTCTATTGCACAAGTACAACAAACATGATCAGTCCAGCAAGAGGCTTTAATTCTGGTTTTGATGACACCATTGGCGTGGTTATTTGGCAGtctgggaagggtctggagttACAGTTTTCAATCATGACTGAATCCATTTGATTTGACATTCAGAATCTGATCCAACTCTTAAGTGGATAACATTATGTTTTATAGAATCAatacaattattattttatatccCATGACAATGGTAAAAATATGATGGTTCCTAAGCACtacatattaaatattaaaggtATAGAGACAGAGTATTCTGAAAAATTAATGCACTGAGACACAAAACCTCCATACCATATCTTGTGCTACTGCAGGTACCGCAGATGTACAAGGAAGTGATCTACTATATACAAGTATGTTTTCATACTTCAGAAGCATTAAATTAAGAAATCTCTATGCAGGGCTTTATCTCTACAAAACTAGTCCCAACCAAGTGCTGATTAACTTAATGAAAAGCTTAAGGGACATTTCCTCCCTTAATGTGTAAATTGACTGGTGTTGGTGTCAGGTCTTCTACGATGTTACTGCAGACTGCTTTAATatgaaagttatttttctttaagacTTCATCAAAGCAAGATCCTACCAATGAAACTGCAAGAATTTTCATATTATAATCCAGTAATTGTATTTCTGCATCTAGGCAAAAAAAAGTACTTACTCCTTCTCTGTATTTGTGAGGGGGTCTGTACTGGACATCTCCTTAGAAgcttatttaaataaaagttcAAAATGAAGAGTTCTGACACATGAAGAACAGGCTCCTACCCAGGATCAAAACTGCTgaaaacaaaaaggagaaacaacTTTCTGAAATTTACATGgccattttaattttcagacaCTGAAAACAATCTTATTTATTACTAACTAGTTGAAATCAAACCGGAAAAAGACAACTGCCATTACAAAATGGATACAATTCATTGCTGAAAACAGTTAACGACTTGGACTTTGCTGCAGCTAGCATCAAAACATTTCACATCCTAATTTCCTCTTAATTTATAAGGCAGAAATTAGGGTAAACCTGAACCCCTTGTGATTAAAATCttctaaaaaaggaaagaactgaTTACAATTCTAAGATGAAGTAATGTAACTGCTGAAGGCAAAaacaatctctttttttttccactgaaagtTACTTGGAAAGGGAATGTTACTTGCAACATGATAAGGTGTTCTGTGTGTCTTGTTTTCTCATGTTTCTTTAACTTACTATCTGGTATTTAGTGTCTCTGAACTTCTCACATGAAGTATGAAGAATAGGCCAAAACACACAAAATGGGCTTACACACCACTAATGTAGCAAAACCCCCAGAAATTCACGTTGTATTTTTATTAGTACATACAACAGGTTGACAAGAAATACAACCCTGGATGTACTGAACTACAATAATTTCAAAAACTGCAACAAAAGcattaatggaaaaaatacCTGTTTGTATCAGTAGCAGCAAATCCTCCTGACCTTGTGAGGTACACTGCGAACCCTTACATGCCACAACCCAGAACAGGAATTATTTCCAAGACAAGAGGGACAAGGAACTCTCCCAACACACAGGCAAGCCAGCACAGGTGCTCCTGGCACCAGTGTCACACCACAAACCGTGGCCAAGATACAGCAGAATGCCCAGGTGGTCAGCCTCCACAAAACCACACTAATTCCTGCATGTCCGTATTATCTTGTGTGAAAAAGATGTTAAATGCACTTTGGAATACCACAAATGCTCCTGCACCAAACGTTTTCAGGTTTTGCTCGCTAAAGGATCAAAAAACCAGGCATCTAAACACAgtggaaataccacagtatgGCTACACTGCAACCTTTACCATTTTCTTATTCAACATGGAAAATGAGGCGGTACCAGGAGCTGCCAGTCCTTGTATGATTCACGTTACTGGAACAACCACAGGAGAAGCACAGCTCTAAAGCAGTAAATTCAAGTATTGCTACGGCAAAGTTTGTTACAGTGCATGGCACCAGCCAGGTGAAAAACTATTGTTTGTGAATTTGCCTGACTTTGTCCATCCGGAGGTTGCTGCTGTTTACAAACAGCACTCGCTCCCTTTGCAGCGTGTCAATATCTGTGCCTGGACAACAAATCCCTACAAATGAATTAACGTGAAGCAAAGCACCGGTGGGGAaaaggaacaaacaaacaaccggTGTCAAGAGTGCACAAAAGGGCAAAAACTGCAGGGCCCCGGAGGGACCACCCGGAGCAGCCCCGCGCTCAGCGCCCGTCCTGGGGCCGCCAGCACAGAACCTGAGGGATAACCAGGTACCTGCGGCACCAAGGTCATCCCTCAGCACCCTCGTACCACGTACGTCCAGTGCGGTGTACCTGCGGGACAACCAGCCCTCCGGTGACCCCGCTCCTTGCCGGCCTTTCAGTGCCGCTCCCGTCCAGCACAGCCCGCTCAGTGCGGTACCGGGGGCGCGAACCCCGCCGGCCTGGGGGCTGTTCCAGTTACCTCGTACACAACCTGCGCCCGAGCCGTCCCGCTGGCGAGCGAGGAAGGGGCACCCACAGGCGGCTCCGGCGGAACCCCCGCGCTCAGCGCGCTCGGAGGggccgcggcgggcggggaTACGATGGCGGCTCGACCCGCCCTCTGGCGCTACCTTCCCGCCTCCACTCCCGCCCTGTTCCCACCTCTGTCCCGCCCCATTCCCCGCCCCGTTCCTTGGCCACCTGTCCCGAGAGCCCCCGCGCTGCGGCCATGGCGTGGTGCGCCCGCGGGCTGCGGCTCGGGGCCTTGCCCCGGCCCGGGCTCTGCGGGACCCGCGGCGTGCGCAGCTCCAACCCTTTCACccggcagcaggaggaggagtggCGGCGCCGGAACCGCTCGGCCGTGGGCTACATCGCGGCGGCGGCCGTGGGCATGGTGGGGTTGTCGTACGCGGCCGTGCCGCTCTACCGGCTCTACTGCCAGGTACGGGGGGGCCCGCGGCCGGCGCCGGTTCCGCGGGCGCGGGGCCCTCACTGCGCTTCCCTGACAGGCCACAGGGCTCGGCGGgacggcgggcgcggggcgcggcGCGGAGCGGATCGAGCGCATGGAGCCCGTGCGAGACCGGGTCATCAGGGTCACGTTCAACGCTGACACGCACGCCAGCATGCAGTGGAACTTCAAACCGCAGCAGAGCGAGATCTACGTGAGTCACTGCCTTCCCCCCGCGCAGCGCCGCGCTCAAGGTTGGAAGAGGCCTTTAAGATCATCCAGGGCACCCGGCACTGTAACCCCATAACCACATCACCCAGCGCCAGGTCCAGACAcctcttgaacacctccagggatggtgactccaccacctcccatGGCAGctccttccaatgcctgaccacaccaacagtgaaaaaattttctaatatctaatctgaatctccCCTATCTCATGtcaaggccatttcctctggtcctCTCAGTGCAGGCATGGCAGAAAAGCCCTATCCCCACCTCACTACACGCTCCTGTCAGTAGTTCTAGAGAGCAGTCATGTTCCCCTTGTGCCTCCTTTTCTTGggactgaacaaccccagctccctcagctgttctttgcaagacatgttttctagacctttcaccagctttgttgccctttGCTGgccatgctccagcacctcaatgtcctttttaCAGGACACTGTTTGTAGTTGCCCCTCTGCCACCCCATGAAGCTATCAAAAAAGCTACTGAaactatatttatatatacacttCCTGGTATATACACCACATGCACATGGTATACACACtgcaaaattatatatatatatatacttaaaaATATATAGTATAACAGTATATCTAAACCTGTAGTGTTTCTCCTCTTGCCCCTATCCTTATAGAAACGGTattgttaatttaaaaaatcacaaataatttaacttttctgtttcaaattaGCTCTCAAAATAAGGAGTCACGCTTCTTAATATATTCTGAGTCCAGTACTGAAAGAATAACCTCAGAAATTAAATGCACACCATATATAAATCTGCTTATTAAAAaagctctgtgtgctgctgaACTGCTGAGAATAATAGAAGACTCAGGCAAAATGGATAAGATTAAAAATACATAGAACAGTATTGAAGCTTTTAATTTTGAATGAGTGAATTGCATGTAATCAAAAATATTTGTGAGATAACCAATTTGAAacagcaaaagagaaaattaattctagATAAAGTCTAAAGAACTTGGTTTGAGGGGTGGAGGGCTGcagtggatttaaaaaaaaaattaaaatcactgTACAATTATGTTACACAGGTGGTACCAGGAGAGACTGCACTGGCATTTTATAAAGCAAAAAACCCTACTGACAAACCAGTAATTGGAATCTCCACCTACAACGTTGTCCCCTTTGAAGCAGGACAGTATTTCAATAAAA encodes:
- the COX11 gene encoding LOW QUALITY PROTEIN: cytochrome c oxidase assembly protein COX11, mitochondrial (The sequence of the model RefSeq protein was modified relative to this genomic sequence to represent the inferred CDS: inserted 1 base in 1 codon); protein product: MAARPALWRYLPASTPALFPPLSRPIPRPVPXATCPESPRAAAMAWCARGLRLGALPRPGLCGTRGVRSSNPFTRQQEEEWRRRNRSAVGYIAAAAVGMVGLSYAAVPLYRLYCQATGLGGTAGAGRGAERIERMEPVRDRVIRVTFNADTHASMQWNFKPQQSEIYVVPGETALAFYKAKNPTDKPVIGISTYNVVPFEAGQYFNKIQCFCFEEQRLNPQEEVDMPVFFYIDPEFAEDPKMAKVDLITLSYTFFEAKEGQKLPLPGYQ